In Comamonadaceae bacterium OS-1, a single window of DNA contains:
- the penA gene encoding putative peptidoglycan D,D-transpeptidase PenA, whose amino-acid sequence MSRSVRYTSSPLLASRTPVWRSKLVVAAIAIGFIGLTARAAYIQVIGNAFFQRQGEVRFARTLELPANRGRILDRNGLILASSVIAPSVWAIPEDVDNDPEKIKKLAKLLEMPLADLKKKLDEDKSFVWIKRQVDEPVTREVAALGIKGIYLRKEYKRQYPEGEAIAHVVGFTDVEDNGQEGIELAFNKDLGGKPGSRRVIKDRMGRVVEDIGDQVPPVDGREIQLSIDSKVQFFAYQKLRDAVLANKAKAGSVVVLDAITGEVLALANYPSYVPDKRKNLTGEQLRNRALTDTFEPGSTMKPITVGMALEAGRITPQTIIDTSPGRYTVTGSTITDTHNYGALTVEGVIQKSSNVGATKIAQRMSPHEMWDTYTAVGFGQKPQISFPGAVSGRLRPWKTWRPIEQATMSYGYGLSASLFQMAHSYTVFAHDGEIIPATMLKSDVPAVGVRVFSAHNAAAIRKMLQMAAGPGGTGPLAQTVGYSVGGKSGTAHKQVGKGYASNKYRSWFTGMAPINKPRIIVAVMVDEPSAGSYYGGIVAAPVFSEVVQQTLRMMGVQPDLDVKAQVVSKAVDESF is encoded by the coding sequence ATGAGCCGCAGCGTACGTTACACGTCCAGCCCCTTGCTGGCCAGCCGAACTCCGGTTTGGCGCAGCAAGCTGGTGGTGGCCGCCATTGCCATCGGCTTTATCGGGCTGACCGCCCGCGCTGCCTACATCCAGGTGATTGGCAACGCGTTCTTCCAGCGGCAAGGCGAAGTGCGCTTTGCCCGTACGCTGGAGCTGCCTGCCAACCGGGGCCGCATTCTGGACCGCAACGGCCTGATCCTGGCGTCCAGCGTGATTGCGCCCAGCGTCTGGGCGATTCCCGAGGACGTGGACAACGACCCCGAAAAAATCAAGAAACTGGCCAAGCTGCTGGAGATGCCGCTGGCTGACCTGAAGAAGAAGCTGGACGAAGACAAGAGCTTTGTCTGGATCAAGCGGCAGGTGGACGAGCCTGTTACCCGGGAAGTAGCAGCACTCGGCATCAAAGGCATCTACTTGCGCAAGGAATACAAGCGCCAGTACCCCGAAGGCGAGGCGATTGCCCACGTGGTGGGTTTCACCGACGTGGAAGACAACGGCCAGGAAGGCATCGAACTGGCTTTCAACAAGGATCTGGGCGGCAAGCCAGGCTCGCGCCGCGTCATCAAGGACCGCATGGGCCGGGTGGTGGAAGACATTGGCGACCAGGTGCCACCGGTGGATGGCCGCGAAATCCAGCTCAGTATCGACAGCAAGGTACAGTTTTTTGCCTACCAGAAGCTGCGCGACGCGGTGCTGGCCAACAAGGCCAAAGCCGGGAGCGTGGTGGTGCTGGACGCCATCACCGGTGAAGTGCTGGCGCTGGCCAACTACCCCAGCTACGTGCCCGACAAGCGCAAGAATCTCACCGGCGAGCAGTTGCGCAACCGGGCCCTGACCGACACCTTCGAGCCCGGCTCCACCATGAAGCCCATCACCGTCGGCATGGCGCTGGAGGCGGGCCGCATCACGCCGCAAACCATCATCGACACCTCGCCGGGCCGCTACACCGTCACCGGCTCCACCATCACCGATACCCATAACTACGGTGCGTTGACGGTGGAAGGCGTGATCCAGAAGTCGAGCAACGTGGGTGCCACCAAGATCGCCCAGCGCATGAGCCCGCACGAAATGTGGGACACCTACACCGCGGTGGGTTTCGGCCAGAAGCCGCAGATCAGCTTCCCCGGTGCGGTGTCGGGCCGCCTGCGGCCCTGGAAAACCTGGCGGCCCATCGAGCAGGCCACCATGTCCTACGGCTACGGCCTGTCGGCATCGTTGTTCCAGATGGCCCATTCGTACACCGTATTTGCCCACGACGGCGAAATCATTCCGGCCACCATGCTCAAGTCCGACGTACCGGCGGTGGGTGTGCGGGTGTTCTCGGCACACAACGCCGCCGCCATCCGCAAAATGCTGCAAATGGCCGCAGGCCCTGGCGGCACCGGTCCGCTGGCGCAAACCGTGGGCTATTCGGTGGGCGGCAAGTCCGGCACGGCGCACAAGCAGGTCGGCAAGGGCTATGCCAGCAACAAGTACCGCTCCTGGTTCACCGGCATGGCACCTATCAACAAGCCGCGCATCATCGTCGCGGTGATGGTGGACGAACCCAGCGCAGGTTCTTACTACGGCGGGATCGTGGCCGCTCCGGTGTTCAGTGAAGTGGTGCAGCAAACCCTGCGCATGATGGGCGTGCAGCCCGATCTGGACGTAAAGGCCCAGGTGGTCTCCAAAGCTGTGGACGAGTCATTCTGA
- the ftsL gene encoding cell division protein FtsL, whose protein sequence is MTRLNLVLMLAVVASALYLVRVQYDSRSLFVEVDRAIALSLKLEIENERLQVEKRAQATPLRVEKLAKEQLQMRTSTPAITQYVTVEATEAKAP, encoded by the coding sequence ATGACCCGACTCAATCTGGTGTTGATGCTGGCCGTGGTGGCCAGCGCGCTGTACCTGGTGCGGGTGCAGTACGACTCGCGCAGCCTGTTTGTTGAGGTAGACCGGGCCATTGCCCTGTCGCTCAAGCTGGAAATCGAAAACGAGCGCCTGCAGGTCGAAAAACGTGCCCAGGCCACGCCATTGCGGGTGGAAAAGCTGGCCAAGGAGCAGCTGCAAATGCGCACCAGCACCCCGGCCATCACCCAGTACGTGACGGTGGAAGCTACCGAGGCCAAGGCACCATGA
- the rsmH_2 gene encoding ribosomal RNA small subunit methyltransferase H, translated as MDTLWKHTTVLLDEAVDALLDKPDSSTHSADGAVATYVDATFGRGGHSRLLLSKLAPQDRLIAFDHDPEAIAEAATIADPRFSIRHQGFRHLDSLPDASVAGVLMDLGISSPQIDNPVRGFSFRFDGPLDMRMDPTRGESVAEWLATAEVQQIAEVVRDYGEERFAGPIAKAIVARRQERGPLSTTTELAELVAGAVKTREAGQNPATRTFQAFRIFINAELEELQHALDASLRVLQPGGRLVVISFHSLEDRIVKQFIAKHAREVVDRRAPSWMLGGTTLMKLEALGRVKPSAAEVAGNKRARSAVMRVARRTAA; from the coding sequence GTGGATACGTTGTGGAAACATACCACCGTCTTGTTGGATGAAGCAGTTGATGCTCTTCTCGACAAGCCGGACTCTTCAACCCACAGCGCCGATGGCGCTGTGGCTACTTACGTCGATGCTACTTTCGGTCGCGGCGGGCATTCGCGCCTGCTGTTGTCCAAGCTGGCTCCCCAGGACCGCCTGATCGCCTTCGACCACGACCCCGAAGCGATTGCCGAGGCCGCCACCATTGCCGACCCGCGGTTTTCTATCCGCCACCAGGGCTTTCGCCATCTGGACAGCTTGCCCGATGCCAGCGTGGCCGGAGTCTTGATGGACCTGGGTATCAGCTCGCCGCAAATCGATAACCCGGTGCGTGGCTTCAGTTTTCGGTTCGACGGCCCACTCGATATGCGCATGGACCCCACGCGCGGCGAGAGTGTGGCCGAGTGGCTGGCAACAGCCGAGGTTCAACAGATCGCAGAGGTGGTACGTGACTACGGCGAAGAACGGTTTGCTGGGCCCATTGCAAAGGCGATTGTTGCTCGCCGACAAGAACGCGGCCCTCTATCAACCACCACTGAACTGGCCGAGCTCGTGGCTGGCGCGGTCAAAACCCGTGAGGCGGGCCAAAACCCTGCAACGCGGACATTTCAGGCTTTTCGGATTTTCATCAATGCCGAGCTGGAAGAACTGCAACACGCGCTAGATGCCAGTCTGCGGGTGTTGCAGCCGGGCGGCCGCCTGGTGGTAATCAGCTTCCATTCGCTGGAAGACCGCATCGTCAAGCAATTCATCGCCAAGCATGCGCGTGAAGTGGTGGACCGCCGGGCCCCGAGCTGGATGCTGGGCGGCACCACGCTGATGAAGCTGGAGGCTTTGGGCCGGGTCAAACCCAGCGCCGCCGAAGTGGCGGGCAACAAGCGCGCACGCAGCGCAGTGATGCGCGTGGCGCGCAGGACGGCAGCATGA
- the mraZ gene encoding transcriptional regulator MraZ, with protein sequence MLFPRPEWEKFRERIAELPMSAQWWKRIFLGNAMDVELDGTGRVLVSPELREGAGIQRETVLLGMGRHFELWDKATYDAQEAKAMQGEMPEVFKDFSF encoded by the coding sequence ATGCTGTTTCCGCGTCCCGAGTGGGAGAAATTCCGCGAGCGGATTGCCGAGTTGCCCATGTCTGCCCAGTGGTGGAAGCGCATCTTCCTGGGCAACGCCATGGATGTGGAGCTGGACGGTACGGGCCGGGTGCTGGTGTCGCCCGAGCTGCGCGAAGGCGCGGGCATCCAGCGCGAAACCGTGCTGCTGGGCATGGGGCGGCATTTTGAGCTGTGGGACAAAGCCACCTACGACGCACAAGAAGCCAAAGCCATGCAGGGCGAGATGCCCGAAGTGTTCAAGGATTTTTCTTTCTAA
- the hslU gene encoding ATP-dependent protease ATPase subunit HslU, translated as MSSMTPQEIVAELDKHIVGQHQAKRAVAIALRNRWRRQQVAEPLRYEITPKNILMIGPTGVGKTEIARRLARLADAPFIKVEATKFTEVGYVGKDVDAIIRDLADIAVKQTREAEMRKVRARAEDAAEDRILDILIPTARSLEGQGDTSDKPDGAARQSFRKKLREHQLDDKEIELDLADAKAQMEIMGPPGMEEMTEQLRGMFSQLGQTKRKTRKLPIGEALKLLVEEEAAKLVNEEEIKTQAIFNAEQNGIVFIDEIDKVTSRSEGSGAEVSRQGVQRDLLPLVEGTTVSTKYGTVKTDHILFIASGAFHLSKPSDLIPELQGRFPIRVELQSLSVQDFEAILVQTHASLVKQYQALLATENVTLEFLPEGITRLAHIAFDVNERTENIGARRLSTVMERLLDDISFDAARLAGQTVVVDAAYVDARLKELSKNEDLSRYIL; from the coding sequence ATGTCCTCCATGACCCCCCAAGAAATCGTTGCCGAACTGGACAAGCACATCGTCGGCCAGCACCAGGCCAAACGGGCCGTGGCCATCGCCCTGCGCAACCGCTGGCGCAGGCAGCAGGTGGCAGAGCCGCTGCGCTATGAGATCACGCCCAAGAACATTTTGATGATTGGCCCCACCGGCGTGGGCAAGACCGAGATCGCCCGCCGCCTGGCACGCCTGGCCGATGCGCCTTTCATCAAGGTCGAGGCCACCAAGTTCACCGAAGTGGGCTACGTGGGCAAAGACGTGGATGCCATCATCCGCGACCTGGCCGACATCGCTGTGAAGCAAACCCGCGAAGCCGAGATGCGCAAGGTGCGCGCCCGGGCCGAGGACGCTGCCGAAGACCGCATTCTGGACATCCTGATTCCCACCGCACGCAGCCTGGAAGGGCAGGGCGACACCTCCGATAAGCCGGACGGCGCGGCCCGCCAGAGCTTCCGCAAAAAGCTGCGCGAACACCAGCTGGACGACAAGGAAATCGAGCTCGACCTGGCCGATGCCAAGGCGCAGATGGAAATCATGGGCCCGCCCGGCATGGAGGAAATGACCGAGCAACTGCGCGGCATGTTCAGCCAGCTCGGCCAGACCAAGCGCAAAACCCGCAAGCTGCCGATTGGCGAAGCCCTGAAGCTGCTGGTCGAAGAAGAGGCCGCCAAGCTGGTGAACGAAGAGGAAATAAAGACCCAGGCCATCTTTAATGCCGAGCAAAACGGCATCGTCTTCATCGACGAAATCGACAAGGTCACCTCGCGCAGCGAAGGCAGCGGGGCCGAGGTGTCGCGCCAGGGCGTGCAGCGTGACCTTTTGCCGCTGGTGGAGGGCACCACGGTGTCCACCAAGTACGGTACGGTCAAGACCGACCACATTCTGTTCATCGCCTCGGGCGCGTTCCATTTGAGCAAGCCTAGTGATCTGATCCCCGAGTTGCAAGGCCGGTTTCCGATCCGGGTGGAGTTGCAATCGCTGTCGGTGCAAGACTTTGAGGCCATTCTGGTGCAAACCCACGCCTCGCTGGTCAAGCAGTACCAGGCGCTGCTGGCCACCGAGAACGTGACGCTGGAATTCTTGCCCGAAGGTATCACCCGGCTGGCACACATTGCATTTGACGTGAACGAGCGCACCGAAAACATCGGTGCACGGCGTTTGTCCACCGTGATGGAGCGGCTGCTGGACGACATCAGCTTCGATGCCGCCCGCCTGGCCGGACAAACGGTGGTGGTCGATGCTGCCTATGTGGACGCGCGGCTCAAGGAGCTGAGCAAGAACGAAGACCTGTCCCGGTATATCTTGTAG
- the hslV gene encoding ATP-dependent protease subunit HslV, whose product MEQFHGTTIISVRRQTPNGVQVAIGGDGQVTLGNIIIKGTARKVRKLHHDRVLAGFAGATADAFTLFERFEGKLEKHQGHLVRAAIELTKDWRTDRVLRRLEAMLAVADSTASLIITGNGDVLEPEHGIVAIGSGGAYAHSAAKALLDNTELTASQIVKKSLEIAGELCIYTNMNHIIETLD is encoded by the coding sequence ATGGAACAATTTCACGGCACCACCATCATCAGCGTGCGCCGCCAAACCCCCAACGGCGTGCAAGTCGCCATTGGCGGCGACGGCCAGGTCACGCTGGGCAACATCATCATCAAAGGCACGGCCCGCAAGGTGCGCAAGCTGCACCACGACCGTGTATTGGCCGGTTTTGCGGGTGCGACCGCCGATGCCTTCACCCTGTTCGAGCGCTTCGAGGGCAAGTTGGAAAAGCACCAGGGGCATCTGGTGCGCGCCGCCATCGAGCTCACCAAAGACTGGCGCACCGACCGTGTGCTGCGCCGCCTGGAGGCCATGCTGGCGGTGGCCGACAGCACCGCGTCCTTGATCATCACCGGCAACGGCGATGTGCTGGAGCCCGAGCACGGTATCGTGGCGATCGGGTCGGGCGGTGCTTACGCCCATTCGGCGGCCAAGGCTTTGCTGGACAACACCGAGTTGACGGCCTCCCAGATCGTCAAAAAGTCGTTGGAGATCGCGGGCGAGCTGTGCATCTACACCAACATGAACCACATCATTGAAACCCTGGACTGA